In Syngnathus scovelli strain Florida chromosome 12, RoL_Ssco_1.2, whole genome shotgun sequence, the genomic window aaacacaaaaatggaaaacaacaaaaacaaatcccaGATCCGTCTAAAATATTCATTTCATTCTCTTGTCTGGATTGCAGTGTCTGTGTGTAAAaggcaggggagggggggcacctGGTTGTCATGAACCAACCAACACTTCCATGATGTGATCAAGTTCTGTCAGATCGATTTTGAAAGGCTGATTGGCTGAAACCTGCGGGGCGGGGCCACTGTACGGAGACGCCAGCGATCTGAGGAGGTCGTCCGCCGTCACCACCGGCGGTATTTTGGCGATGCTGGCGCCGGCGGTGACGCTGACCGCCCCCGCCGTCATGCAGGGATCAAAATCGTACATGGACGTGTCTATGTCGGCGAAGAGGACGTCGTCCAGCGCCAGGTCGGTGAGGAACCCGGACGATGTCAAGGGGGGCGAAGGAGAGGCGTAAATGTCACCCGGGGTAACCGCGGGCAGGGCGTCCATCAGTCGAACGTCGGCACAGGTGCCTTCTGCGAGCGAGACGCAAGCCACTTCGGCTTTGGAGACCGACGTCGGGCAGTCTTTTGCTGGGCCCGAGGCTGCAGCTAAGTGGGAGGGCTGGGCGAGTGCGGCGGGAGAGAGGGAGGTAGTTACTGTTATTGAATTCGATGCTGCCGTCCTAGTTATGGCTGTAGGAGGACATAAATCCATGCCACCCGCGGCAACGGACGAGGCAGGAGGCGGCGGCAACGGAGAGATGGTAGCGGACGTCTGACTTTGTAATGGGGGAGGCGAGAGAGGAGGGGTGGGCGGAGACGACGCACAAAAGGAGGAATCGGCACCGTCGTCTTCCAGCAAAGAAGCTGGAGTGAGGCAGAGATCCAACGGAGGCGGGCAGGCGGGAGGCACCGACGGGTGTGGCGAGGGAGGAGGAATGATCGCAGGCATTAACAGCGCAGAAGGCGGGGGGGATACTTGGGCTGTCACCGTAGCCGACAGGACCCCGAAAGAGGGCGGGGCCTCACGGTAGCCCTCGTCCATCGGGTCGTCGGGTGGCGGCGACGGCGGCAGGAGCAACGGTCGTAAGGAGCCTTCTTGCTTGAGTTCGTCCTGGATGCGCCGCAGCATGTTGTTGATGAGGACGCGCCGCTCCAGGCTGGGCTCTCGCAGCGGCCGCTGGCTGTACAGCTTCATGAGTGAGATGTTGAAGATGGTCTGCCTCTGAAGGGTGTACGACACCTTGGACAGGCCCTCGTGGCCGAGGCCGCATCCTCCTCCCGCCGCCGGCAGTGCCGGCGATGCCTCCAGCGTTTTGCCTTCCAGCACCTCTTCATCCTCATCCAGTTTTCGCTTGGCACCTTTACTGAACATAAATCTGGAAGGCAAAGAGATAAAGAACAGATCATAGAAAATTGACTTCATTGTTATGCAAATATCAGGAGTGCCCATCCATCAAGAACGGTCCAATTTTTTTTAGCTATTGATTcatgaaaaatatgaaaaataattACAAGCTGGAAACATTGTCTAAATTCACTTGGTTTGCACAGGTTAGCGAGTGCGCTAACACGCATTTGCATTCATTCCAAAGGCAAGATACTGACTGGCGGGTCAAGTGTCAATTCCAAATTTGGGGTAAAAATGTCAAATAGAGATCGATTGTGAGGGAAGTGATTTGCGTTACTAACATTTTGCAATCGAAGAACATCAATGTTCCTGTGGAATATTTCTAAATCGGTGAAAAAAGTTTTGTTATTTGGGGAGGTGGGGGCAATCTGGAACAGATTAAAggaatttcaattcatttcaatggtaAAAGTTGATTTGCAATTGGAGCGTTTCGAACAAATCAAACTCACATATCAAGCCCCCACTGTAGAGTATTTCAAGAAGCTGCTTTGAGCCAGCGGCTTTATTAAAGCATCAAATTTAATAATAAAGCAGGCATTTAAACCAAAATGCGGAAGGAATGGGAGCCTTGTTGCTACAGACTGGGGGGGGgcaacacataaacacacacgttACGTAATAGCAATGTTCCTTGCTGTAGCACAAGATCATAGGCCACATGTGAAGCCAAACCCCTTTCTCCCTCCCGCTATGCGAGTACAGCACAGAGCCTCTCAGTGTGCAAGACATAGTGACCAGGCGCACAATACTGCAGCCGTCGTGAAATATGCTATGTCAATAAAGTTGTAGATTTATTTGTGCAACTATTCAAGCGGTTTGAAATACGTTTGCAATCTGATTGGAcaagagcaggaaaaaaaaatgagacaaaCGAGTGAAAGAGCGAGCATCGCTGCAGTATGTTTGATTCTAATCCAGGCTGACAGGCTCATAGAGCCAgtcgctacacacacacacacacacacacacacaggaagtgTGAGCTGCAGGCCCAGTCACCATGACTggttggttgccatgacaaaCAGAGTCAGCTGGGAATTCACCCAAAGAGATGACAAAGAACGAAATGGTAGTGGGGGTTGCTTCGGGGGGTATgaaggaggagaggagagggagggtaggtggaagaggaggaggaggaaaagaagGTGGAGTCGGATACTCGTGTAATATGCAACATTTCAGCGCAAGTGTCCAGTATACATGACAAAATAGTCATGCACCAGTTCCAGACAACAAACTCcagatacaaaaataaataaataaaaatatattggtGTCGGGATGGCCCTAATGTGAACTGTTATGACGAATGCCATAATGCAAGATGGAATGCAAGATGCAAATGGTGCTTACAAGACCTCGATTGGGAAAGCATTTCCAAAATGATTcagtctgattgaattttgcttTTGCAATTCCTATTCAAGTACCTTGGTGCATGACCTCCTGTAAAATGATTGTGCAACCTCATAGGTGTTCTGCTCAGCAATGATCTCTAATGATCTGACTGACTTTTTGAGCATCTACTAGGGCTGCTCAATAAATCGAATTTGAATCGTAATTATGATTTTGGGTCCAGACGACCTCAAAATTCACATAATGGAGGAGAAACGCTTATTTGGTGTTTCCGCTCTGAGACGTGCATGTGCGACGCCCCCACGCGTGTGTGTGAAGATCCAGGCCATGTTTAACATGTACCTTAAAGATATTTGAGAGGATataatttatttgttgtgttcaaTAAATGCTTCtccaattttaaaaatataatggtgatttcaatattgaacaaaataatGGCGATTTGGATTTTTACCCATGATTGAGCAGCCCCGAGCATCTTCATACGTGCGTTGCAGAAAACAGGGTCCTGGTTCAGAAGAACATTAAAGAGTGAGCGAGCGACTTTGAAAGTTGAAGCAGCTGCGTATGTGTGCCTCTCTGACTCATGTCAGGGTGTTTGGACTCCAACCCCAAACACTTATGCACACAGTGTACAGGGCTGCTGACATACCAGAGGTGCCCCACCCCTTACATTCCACTTCAGTGTCCTCCTCTTCCCTTTCCGTCTGACCCGCCTCTCCTCTTCTCTgcttttcattctttttcatCCCATGACTCCTTCACCATCTAAATTTTTCCCCTCATAGAGATTTTTTCTtaacttttgttttttcattcttTCTTAATAGCAAATCACTTCATTTTCCCCAAAGAGTTTTCCATTTGGGGCATAAGTTTAAAGTGCTCTTCTAGCAGGGATGCCATCTGACAAACGTCGAATAATGTGTCATCTGCTTGTCGACAACTTGGTCCCCTTTATTTTGAAACTATAATGATGattgttttttatatatatattgtaacaAACACATGGGGCAAACTGACATGTTTTTTGAACTAACGAAAAGAGCCATAACTCGCGGTCTCGTCATTGGCGTCGTCCTCAGCCTTAACCCTAGAACCCTCAAAAAGCCTTTTGTCCTTCTGAGGCTAAGTCATGGCTGTCTCTGCTCACAAGAAGATACACAAAATGTTCCTAATACAATGACGGCACACAACTCAAAATCacacaaatccatttggagctaTGATGCAGCGAGCAACTGCGTTTCCGAAAACACGTCTGTTAGCGAGCCATCCCGAAATTTGCCCCACTGTGACTTAAATGACCTCATTTACATAATAACAAccccataaaaaaaattatctggCCCTGTTAGGTCGTCTGGGGCAAGATCGGCCATTTAATGCGACGGTCGCGCACTGAAATATTACTATGTCACGCCAACTGAGCATCTTAACCTTAAACTGATAACAATACAACCGAACCCAACATACGGTAAATAAAAGTCATGCAAGAGTCGCAGTGAGTGCGTTTGAATTCGTTGCGCAGTAGAGCGGTGCAAGGGGATGGACTCTGCAGTGATATTATGATCCTGAAACCGGATACCCTGGTTTCCATGCCTGTGCTACACATCCACCCCTCCCCCTCGCGTTTACAGGGCTATTTCAGGTTCTGGATGCACAAAGTAAAGATAGACTaagacacgcaaacacacacacgatgaATGTTCCGCAACACGTGTGCTACACATTGTGGCACATTCACTCAGGACTTTGCTCACACTGCCCTGCTTTGCACTCAACACATCaagtgtgtgcgtacgtgcacGTGCACGTGCGAGTTTGTTTCCGTGTCCCATCATGGTAACATTCACATGACAGAGGTCAGCTGCGTATTAGACAGCAATTTCACAACACAATCATGACAAGCTTGGTTACAAAGCACTACAGTTCCTACGAGACATTCACAAGGAGACAGTGGACAGTGATGAAGTTACAAAAGAATTTGTATTAGACGATGGATGTGATTGGCTGCTGCGTGTAGCGAGCCACTCACCCAAAGTGGCTTCAGCACATTCAGAATGTGTCCGCTTAAAGCCGAACGCACATGGCACTCCGTGAGTTACATTAACACCGATCAATGACGAgtgtttttgaaaataattacaataattGTATCCACAAAGACTTTCTTTCCTTAAATACACATTATGTATAGTAAGCAAAAAGAGAGAGGAGTAGATGTAGGTCAGCAGCCGGACGGGTCTGCATGCTGTGGAGCATTCCTCTCTTCCTTGCTGGTGGGAGAAAACACAGCTCGACACTTCCAGCAACAGCCTCAGGAACCACTGAACTCTACAACCTCAATCTGTCTGGTCAATGGCTGCAGTACACCTATTTTGCTAGCAGTGAAACTTTTTGTAATATTTCAGCTCCCATATTACTGCAGTATACAGATTTATCCTTCAGCGTACCTGCAGTATACACCTCTTGCAGTATATTTCCCTCTTGAGCCTCTCACTATGTTATCACTACCTCAATGGTGTATCATACCTGCAGTATACTCCCCTTTTAACTACCTAGCCGTCTTGTAAACTATCCCGGCATTATCGCTGTTATATACCCGTTGACAGCTGCAGTATACTCTACTTGCCTTACTACTGTAATAGACATTCTCTATCTTGCTATTGTAGACATGTACAGCTCACTACCATATTACGATGTTTAATTAATCTGCACTGACATCAATGTGAAATTTGTGCCTGTTTTATAGAACAGGTTTATATACTCGAAGGAAGGCCGGACTTATATTGTTGTAGGATTGGCAACATGTGGATACACAGTTTTAATTCATCTGTACCTTAACACACATGGAAGAACTTTCGATTATTATACTCATTattatgagtgagtgagtggacgAACGGATggacaaatgaatgaatgacatgAGTTATAATGCAAGTAGTAATTATAATAGCCCCGTACCACGCACCTCTCTTATGGGACATGAGAAGCATGAAGACATGCACTCCAACAGCTCTCTTGCAGCACCTCCAATTCTTTAAGTTGTCATCAGACACACACCTCCCAAACTGACTCAGTGGACTGGTGGGATTCTCCTCCAGACGGACCTAACACCACTCACACGACCTATACGACCCTTGAGAATCAGCCAGTCAGTGAAGAGGGAGCTCCAGTCATTTCTTGCAGGCTGCCGTGTTGTGGTGCATGTTACAAAACACTGcccccctctcctcctcctgagactgagacAGTCCCACTGAatggggttttaaaaaaaaaaaactacacgcTACGGCAGCTTTACGGGTCAACAATGCTACAATTAGCTTTAAAAGGAGGCGCTTTAAAAAGATTGTGATTGTTAACATGTCGCTGGAGCCAAAACAGAAACCGTACGGAAACTGGAAAAGTTCAAACACTTTTCGGCTATTAACTGCAAAGCGGCTGAGGTTGCCTCTGCTGAAGGACGATTGCTGGGTGGAGTGGAAAAAAGTATTGTCTGAAGACATTAAATAATAACTTTCTTTCCTCACGGTCCTCCATCAACTATAACGAACACCACTGCATTCACGAGTCTGTATTCAGTCCAAAATTCTGTACTGTAACACGGCTGCACGCTCTGTACAGCTGGTTTGCCTTGACGTGGATGCTCGAGATGAATTTTGAGTGTAATTAAGTGTCTTACCAGATTCGGGTCCGTCGGAGTTTGGAAGAGAAACATGGGGGTATTTAAACAGTCCACTCGACAAGAGGAAAAACAAGGTGTCCTCGCTGCTGGAGACTCTGTCACACAATGGCGCTGATAGGAGGGAGAAACTGCCTCGCTGGTAGGAACGCTGCTGCCTTCGCGGACTGTCGGACAAACTTGCAAAAGAGTCAGCACGAACTGATTCGTGATGTTTGACGCCAAAGTGGAAAGaagtggggcaaaaaaaaaaaaaaaaaaaaaatgagcccaGCCTGGGACATATTAAGTGAACAGTTAGCAATAAATGCAATAAATATCAACCGCATAAGACGCATAGAAGAAAAAGGTCAGCGATAAATAGGCACAAACCTTCTTCATTGTTTATTATACGTTATCATATTGTGATGTTTGAGGGCATTATGTTTGATTTAACATTTTCCGTGTGTTCAACACTTTCACTTTTGATGCACgtcaaatttaaaaagaaacttTTGAAGCCATAACTCAGGGAATTATGTTTATTAGccatatttgattttattttacttttaaacTGTGGTTTCTTGCAAAGCATTCTGCACAACGGATCCCTGCACTGTACTTTTGTCAACAATCTGATACAAGAGGACGAAACagcaaagcagcagcagcagcagcagcagcagcagcagcagcagctgcccTGACATGTGACGCCATTATATTTACTCCACCCCCCTTTCCAGCCCCCCCACTCCACTGTGTTTTAAACTAGCTATAACTATGAATCTGGTTTTGATGTTATTGATCCGGCCAATGTGATGACAGTAAATAACATCCCATATTAGCAGTTGACAGATGAGCAGTAAACTTACAGATAGGCAAATTGTCTGCCTGTGCAGACAAGAGAGCAGTGGCGGGGCATTAGCGTGCACAAGACAAGGCAACTGAAAGTGTTTGTGCACTTACTACCTACCCCCCACTGCACACTCAAAGTTGTgctgctacacacacacagaaacaatgCTGTTTTCCATATTTGTTCAGACAGCGTTTCTAATCTCAGGACAGACTTTGACCAAAACTGTTGACACAagggtttgttttttattgagctGGATATTTGGAACCCAGTTGTCTCTGTTCAGTGCCATCTGAATTATAATTACTCCTTGGAAAAATGTGGGGCTCCGGCTATCAGTATTTATACATTGGCAAGAACACACAAAGGTGAGAAAAGTGACACTTTACAGTGACATTTTACAAACTATGCAGCACatgaggataaaaataaaagttgatGAAGTTAAACAACAAAGTCACATTTATAGGCATCCAAGTTCCTGCAATGGCATGCAGCCCAATGCCACAAGTATTTGTAAGTTGCATACCAACAACTTGTTATCACTGCgatatgacatttaaaaaatgttttccttCTTTCCACACTTAATGTTGTGAACGCCTCAACGATTAAATAATTACTCACactccagccagtgtgaaacctgggcttttttttgttgaacgcaaACATTTTTCACATTATCATTCATTTGTATGAAAGGCAACAGGTAGATGCACAGATTAATTAATCATTCAAACGTATATATATGAAAATCAGCAAGTAGGTGGAAACACTTCATAACTACGAAACCTCATATTTCTAGTTCTATTATTTAAAATGgcgaaaatgtgtttttctagccATACAAATCAGAGGTCAACCACATTCTGCAATGGTTTCGTCATATAGCTTTGAAATGTTGgatatttgtttttaatcacCGATTAGAAAGTGTGAAAATTCAAGCAAGCAACTCTGGTTAGACAACGGCTCTAACGTCACTATACCAAATAACTAAGCCCTAAAATctgagtttattttttatttttttcatccctCTAGACTTGACGCCAAGTCATGAATGCTAAGCAGCGAGGAGGAATGGTTCTAAATAAAGATTTCAGGTCAAAAACAGGAAATGGCTCACTGAGCAGAGAGGGCAGGGCCAACTGGAGAGCTGTACCCACAacatctctccctccctccttccctccctccctttagcTTGATTTCTCTCGCTCTTCTTTCATCTCCCTCTTGGTGACAAATCCGGTTGCTCCTCTTTCTTGGTTTCTCTTTTTTCTCGGTTCAAAAGTATCTGGACAACGGCCATTTTGATACATTTTCCTCTATGCACCACGAAtattaatttgaaataaaactgtCAAGATTTGACTGATGTTTCATAAAGGTTTAATTAATTTAACCATTTTGGGAGTACAGGCATGTTATATCTGTACCTACATTTTTTTCAATATGTGATTGatataactgtaaaattaaccatTTTTTAACACTTAGATTACATTTCTTTGTAGTCAATGAGCAGCAGATTGAAATCACCCAATTCCTCTTTTTGCATGCTCTATTGGTTTCAGATCATGCCATTGACTCCCATCTAGCCATTTTCTATTGCTTATCATAATCAGGATaatgggtgagctggagccagCTACCTGAGCTGCAGTACATCCTACATCCACCCAGTGAGACGATTTATAACAGGGGTCCCAGTTTCGATTTGTAATTTCACATGAGATACATCAACAAGAATCAAATCAAAACTGTGTGCGCTGCAAGATTTTGGCAGTGTATGTGAAGAGGACCAGATAATCATATGCTATAAAACAGGGCGTGTCACAGCTCAACATTTAGGGAGAGGCTGGGGGtggaaaagaggaggaggaggggctgggagTCCGGCTGACATGAACAAGGAGTTTttgggccccccccccccccccccccttcccccacaAACCACCCATCTGCTTTTATTCCCACTGTATCACTTATTTTCCtttcttatattttttttctgtctaaaCATCCCATCTTTCTACCCTAGGTACATAAACATAAAGTAAACACTAGAAACTCTGTGTTTGAACATAACTGTTACATACAGCATATGAAGATGTTAATTATAAAATACAATgaagataaaataaaatgtacctTTGTGATGATATGTGACATCATACATGCAAAATGTTGGAGCTGAATTATTGTAATCATCATACTGTTTGTGATTACAAATATGAATCAACTTTTTGAAACTACACCATCACTGGCACTCAAAACTGGAAAGCGCCTGTGACAGTTTCACCCTACACTGCCAAATACCGAACATTTCCTGGAGCCTTGTAAAATACCTTGACTCACTCACTTCAAAAAAGAGGATGTTGACGCCATACAACCTTCCACATTATAGTTTCCTGCAAATGCTGCAATATGAACGTGCACACATTTTCTCCTCGATTGACCATCCTATCAAAACCCAAACAATTAGGCAATAAGCTTCTCATGTTTTGAACTAATTTCATTGTTGAATCATCAGCCAGTATTGTGAAAGTGCTTATAGTAAATTCCAAGTGTTGTTATGCTAATAACCTCCAAAAGAATCACAGCGAAGCTTTATGCCAGCATTGGTCAGCCCAGATTAAATAAGCATCATTAAATAAATTGTACATACTTGTTTAGACGCCTTTGCAAACAAAGCTTGTGATTTGCTCCGGGCATTTATCAACTGCAGTCAACTTTAAAGGCAGAGTTTATGTAACATCTTGCATGGATGTCAAAGCTGAATGTATATATGCACTTCCTGTCTTATAGTGTACATGGGGGCTTAGACCGCTGACCATCTAAAAATCATTCGTTTTGTTACATTCCCAACACACTTTACATTTAAACTTAGTGAATACACTTGGATTTttctgagaattttttttcagcATGCCTTCTGCAACATGAATTCGATACAGGAAGTGagtgagcaagagagagagagagaggaggtggagttgCTTGAGGCAATGTAACGCCTCCATGGTCAGGTGACTTACAGGAAATAATTTGTTTTGCTCTCTTTCACTACAAGTGACAGCTAAGTGTTTTTATTAGTGCTTGCAATGGCTGTACAAGTGAAATGTTTGTTGGTATAAGTCCATGAGCACCCGTTTTAAAGTTTCCTCCAATACATTCTGTTACATTTTGGAAGTGAACTTCAAAAAGTGTCGTGCAGGAGACACTGGAGCCCTAAACAGGAAGGTCATTAATCTTGTGCCGAATCATGTCAGGAACAAGGAAGCAGCCACAGAAGTTCACGGGCCTGCAGCGACAGTTTAGCTACTTTGCCATCTTTCTCGAACTTTTCCCACCCTCTGATggcttttatttttccaaaccaCAAGAAGGATGCTGAACAATTCTTCTCCaggcattacttttttttttctcaatcatTATCATGAATTGtgttttgcatgtgtgtgtgtgcgtgagaagAATTATTTTTCCTGATAATGTTATACATTTTCAAGCTCTCACAGCATtatgattatcagacaaatctcTATTTGCAAATGATGTGTTTAGTTTATTGCTGGTTGACCTCTGATTGATTCAAATTCGAAATAGAAATACAGTCTCATAGTACAATTATTTATAATGTAAAACCTTTAACTGTACCGCCATTGTTTTAAGTGATATATTAACATAATCAACATTAACAGCAACTCCAGCCACCTATATGAAGATTTACTTTAGATAAGATACCTTTATTGTAATCAGATTACAGTTTAATGTATTGGCCTATTCAGATGAATCACCCAGCTCAAGTCTGCAAATGAGTTGCCCGTTCTGAGATCAATTAAATTTTCTCAATCTGAATCATTTGTTAATAGTTTTAGTAATTCAATAAGAAAACACTGATCGTCACCTATGATTTGTTATCTTGATTTCATAATCAGCTATTTTTGTGGTGACCCGATTACTATAATTCAGTTAAATAGGTGGTCATCTATTACGTCTTACCTCCTACGCCAAAGCAGACTGCCTGAGTCAGCTCCTCAGCTCTATCACGACTCATGGAGCTAGCGCAAGGCCTCCCCTACCTACCCTTCAGCATCACACCACTTTCCATCACCAATATCGTCATGAGCTCTCACCATCGCATTTTTTAGGAGCGCTATCACTCCCTCGCTCACATTAAAAACATCAATGTATGAAATGTCACTCTCTTTTCctcgcgttttttttccccattagtTTAGTCAGCCGACctcttttctctctcgctctctctctcttcctgctGGCTGCCTTCAGGGTAGCAGAAGGGAAGTGAATGGCTTCAGCCCTCCCAGCTGGTCCCATCACCCAGCAACCCAGAGCAAGACAAaagagcacgcacgcacacacgcgcgcacacacacacactcgcacagacAGGCCGATGAACAAGCAGCCAAtgcgcacacagacacaacCTCACCGGCAGACGAGTGTGTGCATGTCCTTCTGCAGATTaa contains:
- the sertad2b gene encoding SERTA domain-containing protein 2b, which encodes MFSKGAKRKLDEDEEVLEGKTLEASPALPAAGGGCGLGHEGLSKVSYTLQRQTIFNISLMKLYSQRPLREPSLERRVLINNMLRRIQDELKQEGSLRPLLLPPSPPPDDPMDEGYREAPPSFGVLSATVTAQVSPPPSALLMPAIIPPPSPHPSVPPACPPPLDLCLTPASLLEDDGADSSFCASSPPTPPLSPPPLQSQTSATISPLPPPPASSVAAGGMDLCPPTAITRTAASNSITVTTSLSPAALAQPSHLAAASGPAKDCPTSVSKAEVACVSLAEGTCADVRLMDALPAVTPGDIYASPSPPLTSSGFLTDLALDDVLFADIDTSMYDFDPCMTAGAVSVTAGASIAKIPPVVTADDLLRSLASPYSGPAPQVSANQPFKIDLTELDHIMEVLVGS